A window of Thermoanaerobacterium sp. PSU-2 genomic DNA:
ATTTACAGCTTCTTCAACATTAGCATTTATTTCTTCATAATTTAATAATTCAAACTTTCTATCCCGCAAACAATTTAAAGCAAGATTCCGAGCAATTTTCATTATCCATGTTCGTAAATTATTAATAGAGCCATATTTATAGATGTTTGTTCTCACTCTTATGAATGTTTCTTGCATGATGTCTTCTGAAAGTCCAGCATCTTTCAGGATAGATAAAAGATAAAAATACACAGGTGTTTTGTACTTCATATATATTTTTATAAATTCATCGTCATTTTTTTGTTTTTCGTCATGCAATTTTTTCCCTCCTCAATCTAAACTAACACAATCTATAGACACTTCGTCAATTCATTTTGTTGGCAAAAAGTTATATTTTAATTATAAATTCTAGAGGAATTTTTCATACTTTGTTTATACACTAAATATGTTAAAATACTTATGAGGTGTTTTAAATGGTATCGGAAGTATGCAATATATGTCCGAGAAATTGCAATGTTGATCGCAGTACAAAAGTAGGCTTTTGCGGCATGTCAAGTGAAATACATGTGGCAAAAGCATATCTTCATGAATGGGAAGAGCCTTGCATAAGCGGCAGCAGAGGGTCTGGAACAGTATTTTTCACAGGATGCAATTTAAGATGTGTATTTTGCCAAAACTACAAAATCAGCCAAGAAAATTTTGGAGTAAGTGTTTCACCAGAAAAACTGGCAGATATTTTTATGAATTTAGAAAAAACAGGTGCTCATAATATCAATCTCGTAACACCTACAATATTTGTTCCAAAAATAAAAGAAGCTATAATCATAGCGAGAAATAATGGGCTTAGCATACCTATCGTTTACAACTCAAATGCTTACGAGAGTGTAGAATCTCTAAGATCTTTAGAAGGGCTCATAGATATATACTTGCCTGACCTAAAATATTACAGCAATGAAGTGGCTGTAAAATACTCTAATGCACCACATTATTTTGAGTACGCCACAAAGGCGATTTTAGAAATGTATCGTCAAGTAGGTGACCCTGTCTTTGACAGTGACGGCATAATGAAAAGGGGAATAATTATACGCCATTTGATATTGCCAGGGAAATTAGATGAGACAAAAAGGATACTGAAGTGGATAAAGGATAATCTGTCTAACGAAGTGTATGTAAGCCTTATGGGACAATATACACCATTTTACAATGCAAATAAATACCAAGAGTTAAATAGAAGAATAAGCAACAGAGAATATGAAGAAGCGATAGAATATTTCTTTGAATTAGGTTTGGAAAACGGATTTGTCCAAGATGATGAAAGTGCATCAGAAAGCTTCATCCCTGATTTTGACTTAGAAGGCATTCTTTAAAACAGCCTTCATGTCATCTGGAATTGGCGAATAGAGAGAGATGCACTTTCCAATAAAAGGCTGCTTAAATGTGAGTCTATAAGCGTGGAGTGCCTGCCTTTTTATATAAGATGTATCCGAGCCATATAGCGTATCACCAATTATAGGATGCCCTATATGGCTTAAGTGAACTCTTATCTGATGCGTCCTGCCTGTTTTTAATTCTAACTTTACAAGGCTTAACCTTTCTCCTCTCTTTAGTAAACGAAAATGTGTCACTGCCGTATCTCCTTCATCGTCTACCATTCGCTCAATTGTGCTGCCTGGTTTTCTTTTTATAGGCAAATCTATCGTTCCTCTGCCATCCATATCTCCTTCGACTATTGCAATGTACAATTTTTTCATAGGAGATACTATTTGCAGATAATTTTGCATAAAAGGATTTTTGGCAAAAATGATTAAGCCGGATGTATCTCTGTCAAGCCTATTGACAGGCCTTATTGGCGCCTTAATGTTATTTTTTTCATAATACCAGGCAACACCATTTGCCAGTGTGCCATCAGGATGCCCGGCTGTAGGGTGGACAACAATGCCAGCATCTTTATTGACAACTAAAATGTCTTCATCCTCATAGCATATATGTAAATCCATTTTTTCAGGCCTTACTGATGTGTTTTCATCATCCAACAAAAGCTCCACAACGTCCCCTTCAAAGACAAGCCTATTAACTATCGAAATTTCTCCATTTACAAGCATCTTGCCGCGATTTTTGTACTTTCTTATTAGAGTCGGAGAAAAGCCTTTATTTAGCAAAAACTCCTTCAACGTCAAATAAGCATCTTCTTTATTAACGACTACTTTCATTCCCTTACACCTTAAAAATCACGCTTAAATCAAACCAAAAAGCGACTTTCTCTCTTCTTTTTTCAGTAATTTATCCAATACTTCTGTGTCGTAATATTTAGCACCGCATTTTTGACAAACGTAAGTTGGAACATTTTTATAAACTACCGTCTTTTTCCCCTTAATCAACTCATATTCTGCCATCTCTATCTTTACATCTCCCCCACAGAAGCATCGATTTAGCATTATTGACCTCCTTACATATCTAAGTTCCATACATTATATCGAAAAAACGACAAAAAATTTTAACATTTGACATAATCATTATATCATTATTTGTAGAAACAATGAATATTTTATACCGTAACAAAAATATTTTTTTATCATAATATGTTATTGTATCTATTCCCATCTATATAAAAAGGGGGTATTGTAATGTCTGGAACTGACTGCAAGAAGAAGCCAAAAGACGATTATTACTGGGTATGGATAGTTTTGATAATTGTCATAATACTGCTTTTAGTACCAGGTGTATTTGTACTCGATAAGCAAGAACCTACAGTATAATATTAAAAAGGCGTGGCTACATGCCAACGCCTTTTTTCAGCTTACAAAACACTTTTAATAAAATGGCCATCTTTATAGAAAAGTTCACCGTCTGCATATATTTCTCCGCCTTGCCTCATGTCACAAAGCATATCCCAATGAATGGCAGAACGATTTTTACCACCCGCTTCAGGCATGGAATCACCCAATGCCATATGTACCGTGCCTCCTATTTTTTCATCAAAAAGCATATTTCTCGTAAATTTTTGTATGCCGTAATTGGTGCCTATGGCTACTTCTCCAAAACGCTTAGCACCATCATCTGTGTCCATCAAAGCGTGCAATAAATCTTCGCCTTTTTCTGCCGTGGCTTTTACGACAAGTCCATTCTCCACTTCCAGGTATATACCTTCTATGCTTTTACCCATGTATATTCCTGGGAAACTGAAAGTAATGTGACCATTGATTTTGTTTTCAACAGGTGATGTAAAAATCTCTCCATCAGGAAAGTTCTCTGTGCCACTGCAGTTTATCCACTTCCTGCCTGATGTATTGACGTATATGTCAGTCCCATCTGATACTATGTGCAGTTCTGACTTTTTATTCAGATAATCAACCCATATATCTTGCTCCATGCGTATCTTTTGCCACAATGATATAGGGTCATCGCTGTCTAATAAACCTGCGCCATAGACAAAGTCCTCGTATTCACTTAGGCTCATTTCAGCTTCTTGTGCATCTGCCTGTGTAGGATATTGTGTGCCACACCACCTTAAAGAACCATTGCCCATTCTTTCAGAGTAGACTTTCCTCCATGAAGCTGCTCCTTTTGCTGCCAATTTAAGCTTAACTGGATCTACATTTGAATTAGCTTTTGTGTTTTTGTTAGCCCACGCGGTAAGCCAAACATCCGCTTTTTCAAGAGCGATTCTTTGAATATACTTTTCCATGAGAAGTTGCTCGTCGGTAGAGTTTTTCAAAATAATCTCTGATACATCAGGAATGTCAACCAATGTCTCAACATGAGCCCCTGCCTTAACTGCCTCCCTAACTACTTCGCTTATCCACGGTATAGCGATATCACCTGCTTGAACCAATACAAAATCTCCTCTTTTGACTTTTGTAGAGTAATTCACCAACAGATTTGCAAGCCTTTTTAACCTTGGGTCTGTCATCTACCCACCCCCCATTAAATAATACTTAACCATATTATTACATATTACAGACGAAAATCCAATACTATTTGCAAATTTTGTTGTATAAACACATACTGCAATATTCACTTTTTCGCTTGACATATTCTTCAATCCCTTTAGCACCTAATAAGAACGGCACAGCTTCACAGATTTTCCCTAATGTCTCCATGACATAAAGATCAGAAATGTCAACTTCAACGTACTTGCCTACATCTAAAAAGTACAAAAAAGCACCTTTCAAAATTGGTGAAAAACCACTGATTGTTTTTAAGCGCCGTAAAACATACGAATAAAGATGAATCTGTGGTGTATAATGTCTTGCCATTTTCTCCAAATCATCATCGCTATCTA
This region includes:
- a CDS encoding RNA polymerase sigma factor is translated as MHDEKQKNDDEFIKIYMKYKTPVYFYLLSILKDAGLSEDIMQETFIRVRTNIYKYGSINNLRTWIMKIARNLALNCLRDRKFELLNYEEINANVEEAVNVDEFVTDSIMINDVLNYLSNDEREIFSLHVFGCYTHKEISEILNIPQGTVRWKYSIIKKKLRKLLKNIRR
- a CDS encoding radical SAM protein, which codes for MVSEVCNICPRNCNVDRSTKVGFCGMSSEIHVAKAYLHEWEEPCISGSRGSGTVFFTGCNLRCVFCQNYKISQENFGVSVSPEKLADIFMNLEKTGAHNINLVTPTIFVPKIKEAIIIARNNGLSIPIVYNSNAYESVESLRSLEGLIDIYLPDLKYYSNEVAVKYSNAPHYFEYATKAILEMYRQVGDPVFDSDGIMKRGIIIRHLILPGKLDETKRILKWIKDNLSNEVYVSLMGQYTPFYNANKYQELNRRISNREYEEAIEYFFELGLENGFVQDDESASESFIPDFDLEGIL
- a CDS encoding RluA family pseudouridine synthase; the encoded protein is MKVVVNKEDAYLTLKEFLLNKGFSPTLIRKYKNRGKMLVNGEISIVNRLVFEGDVVELLLDDENTSVRPEKMDLHICYEDEDILVVNKDAGIVVHPTAGHPDGTLANGVAWYYEKNNIKAPIRPVNRLDRDTSGLIIFAKNPFMQNYLQIVSPMKKLYIAIVEGDMDGRGTIDLPIKRKPGSTIERMVDDEGDTAVTHFRLLKRGERLSLVKLELKTGRTHQIRVHLSHIGHPIIGDTLYGSDTSYIKRQALHAYRLTFKQPFIGKCISLYSPIPDDMKAVLKNAF
- a CDS encoding YgiT-type zinc finger protein produces the protein MLNRCFCGGDVKIEMAEYELIKGKKTVVYKNVPTYVCQKCGAKYYDTEVLDKLLKKEERKSLFGLI
- a CDS encoding aminopeptidase; amino-acid sequence: MTDPRLKRLANLLVNYSTKVKRGDFVLVQAGDIAIPWISEVVREAVKAGAHVETLVDIPDVSEIILKNSTDEQLLMEKYIQRIALEKADVWLTAWANKNTKANSNVDPVKLKLAAKGAASWRKVYSERMGNGSLRWCGTQYPTQADAQEAEMSLSEYEDFVYGAGLLDSDDPISLWQKIRMEQDIWVDYLNKKSELHIVSDGTDIYVNTSGRKWINCSGTENFPDGEIFTSPVENKINGHITFSFPGIYMGKSIEGIYLEVENGLVVKATAEKGEDLLHALMDTDDGAKRFGEVAIGTNYGIQKFTRNMLFDEKIGGTVHMALGDSMPEAGGKNRSAIHWDMLCDMRQGGEIYADGELFYKDGHFIKSVL